The genome window AGATGCAACTATTGCTTTCGGTTCGACTGTATCGGCAGGTAGTAACCCGCTGAATTTAACAGCAGGTGAAATTGATTTTGCCGGGAATGTTTCTGGTACGGGCGCGCTAACGCTGCAACCCGCAACAGCAGGACAAAATATTGTTGTTGGCGGAATTGATAACAATACTAGCGCTTTAGATTTGACTGCATCGGAAATTAGTTTAATTCAAAATGGATTTAGCTCGATCGCGATCGGGCGATCGGATAGCAGTGCCAATATTAGTGTTCCCTTTAATCTCACATTTTTAGATCCAGTAAATATTCAAACTGGAACAGGTACGATCGCACTTGATGGCACTATTACCGGACTTGACAACAGCAGCATTGCTCTCAAGGCTGCCACAATTAATTTGAATGATGGCATCAATACCAATAAAAATCCGATCGCTCTCAACGGCACTGTCACACTCGGCAACGATATTAATCTCAGTACCAGCGGCGGAGATATTAAGATAATTGGTGCGATAGACGGCAATCATTTGTTGAACTTAGATACGGCTACAGGCAATGTGCTGGTACAAGGAAATATCGGAGTAACTGCACCGCTTTCTGTTTTGAATGTTACTGCATCAAATGCCGAATTTATTGGAAACGTTAACAGCAATTCAGGTTTTAATGTTACGGGATTAAACACTAAATTAGGCGGTAATGTTACGACGAATAACGGCAACATTAATATTAGCAATGCTGTGGTTTTGACAAAGGATGCGGTATTTAGTACCGCAGGGGGAAATATTGCTTTGGGTGCGATCGACAGTGACAGCATTAATGCCCGCAGCCTAAATCTGGATGCAGGTAGCGGCAGCATCACTTTCAACGGTGCGGTGGGGGCCACCAGCAAGTTAGGAAATCTTGCGATCGAAAATGCTGGCAATGTGACAGGAAACTCGACAATTAACGCGCAACAATTGACAGCACTAAACACGGAAAAAGTCAACTTATCGGGAGATGTCACCGCCGGTAAAGTCGATATTACTGCCAAGGGCGATATAAGTGTTAAAAACATTACTACTAATGGCGGAGAAATTCTATTTACAAGCGGTAACAATTTCACCGCAGGCAATTTGAATACATCGGCAAACAGTGGCGGCAACATAACTGTTAAGGCGATAACTTCAATTACGGCGGGACAAATTAACTCTAGCGGTATAGTCGGAAATGCCGGCAATGTGTTTTTAGATCCGATCGGCGATATTCAAGTAGAGTTTATCAATGCCCAAGGCGGCACTGGCGGCACCGGCGGCGATGTCACAGCAATAACAGGCAATTTTTTCCGCGCTACGGGTACTTTTTCCACACCGCTGTCGCCGACGGGAGTCGCTAGCATTTCTACTGCTGGCGGCACAGGTAGCGGAAATATCGCAATTACACACGCTGGCGGAGATGGAGGGACGCCGATTCAACCGTTTGTGGTGGGGGATGCTGCTAGCAACGGTACGGCGGGTGCAATTACAACGGGACAATCTAGCATTACATCGCAGTCGTTTCCGCGTTCTAGTAGTGTTGGTAATATTGTGTTTTCGACTGACGACGCGATCGACCCGCCGCCAACGCCAACTCCGACTCCGGCAGTAACTCCGACTCCGACTCCGAGTGTCACTCCGACTCCGGCAGTAACTCCGACTCCGACTCCGAGTGTCACTCCAACTCCAGTTGTCACTCCGACTCCAACTCCAGTTGTCACTCCGACTCCGACTCCAGTTGTCACTCCGACTCCGCTGGTAACTCCGACTCCGACTCCAGTTGTCACTCCGACTCCGCTGGTAACTCCGACTCCGACTCCAGTTGTCACTCCGACTCCGGCAGTAACTCCGACTCCGACTCCAGTTGTCACTCCGACTCCGGCAGTAACTCCGACTCCGACTCCAGTTGTCACTCCGACTCCGAGTGCAGTTGTCACTCCGAGTGCAGTTGTCACTCCGACTCCGAGTGCAGTTGTCACTCCGAGTGCAGTTGTCACTCCGACTCCGAGTGCTCCTACGGAAATACAAGTGCCCGCGCCCGCAGCTACAGCCGCAGCGCAACCCTCAACCCCCGACGCAGAAGACTTTCAGCGCAAAAAAAATAATCCCCAGCTAGAAAATCCCGGTGCTGCAGCCGATCGAGTTTTAACCCTCGATCGAAGTATCACCAGTCAATTACCCAGCGACTTAGTACCACCCTCACCAACACCACCACAACCGCAAACACTCAACCCTACTTCTAATTTAGTTCTGGGATACGCCCCGTCTCCCGATCGACTTTTTGAAGGTAACGACATACAGAAAACAGTCTGGGGAATCGAAGAAATGAGGAATCAAGAATTTGGAGAATACTTGGGGGTAAAAGCCAACCTCCCAGAGGAAAAAACCTTGATTTCGACTTTCCAACAAACTTTACAAGATATCGCACAGCAACCGGGCAAGCGGTCTGGTATTATCTACATAGTCTCGCGAGAAGATCGACTGGAACTAATTTTAGTTCCTCCCGTGGGGCGACCGATTCACTACAGCGTCCCCGAAGCCAACAGAGCAGCTCTTTTTCCCACCGTTCAGGAGTTTCGCAATGAAATTACCAATCCCGCAAAACGCGGTACTAGCACTTATCTAGCTGCCGCCCAGCAATTATATAAATGGGCGATCGCACCCCTAGAAAAAGACTTACAAAACTTAGGAATTCAAACTTTATTACTGTCAGTCGATCCCGGATTGCGGAGCCTGCCCTTTGCCGCTTTGCACGACGGTAAAGGCTTCTTGATTGAAAAATACAGTTTCAGCCTAATTCCAAGTTTTAGTTCGACTAATACTGATTATAAAGCTGTTAGAGACGCCACAGTGCTAGCAATGGGAAGGTCGGAATTTGTTGACCAAAACCCCTTGCCCAGTGTGCCGATCGAATTGGAGGCGATTTCGGCTCAGTGGCACAGCCCATCTTTCCTCAATTCTACTTTCACTTTAGATAATCTCACGTCGGAACACGCCAAGGGAGGATTTCGGATCGTTCATCTAGCAACTCACGCTGAATTCAAACCGGGAAAAGCGAGCAATTCCTACATTCAACTGTGGAATTCCAAATTGCAGCTCGATCGCATGGAGAGTTTAAATTGGCGCAATCCGCAGGTAGACTTGTTAGTATTAAGTGCTTGTAGAACTGCTATGGGCGATCGGGAAGCAGAGTTAGGTTTTGGAGGTTTAGCAGTAAAATCCGGCGCCAAATCTGCTTTAGGTAGTTTGTGGTATGTTGACGATGGAGGCACTTTGGGGCTGATGAGCGAATTTTACCACCAGTTGCAAGCAACCACAACTAAGGCAGAAGCTTTGCAACGCGCTCAACAAGCAATAATGTCCGGTAAAGTGCGACTGGAAAACGGACAGTTAGTAACAACAGGCGGCAAGTTAAATTTACCTGCTAATTTACAACAAACAAACCAAAATTTTTCTCATCCTTACTATTGGAGTAGTTTCACTCTAATTGGAAGTCCTTGGTAAGCTGTCATACTTTAGCTCGTGTTGGGTAAAATCAACCATTCTAGGTTGTAATGATGACTAAAGTCTGAGCGAGTTTTATGAGGACTAAAGTCCTCACTACTAAGAGGTTTGATGATGGGTTATGATGGGCAATTAATTAAATTTTAGATTTTAAATACAAGCCCACAGATGAATCTGGGGGCTTGAACTAACGTCCAAACTTTTTTTCTCAGCGCGACTCCTGTGGGGATTGTATCCGTATTTAAGTCAGAGCGATTCAAAAATTATCAGAAACCCGCAGATGCTCTATCTAGGGTTGATTTGTCTCGCATTTGGGGCGGCAGTTCCGTAATTGACTCGACAGCCGATATTGAACAAACTCGAACTGCACTCAAGAGGGACAATTTGCTGATCGAGGAGGGCGCTGCAACTGACATACTCGTCATTATTAGTATCTCTTACCATACATTCGATCGGCTGAGCTCCCGATCGCGCCGACCAACTCTTCATACCTACGACTGCAATTATATGCTGCCAGTAGAAAGCCAATAGCAACACTGCAAACAGTGCAGCAACGGCTAACCCTGCTTTCAACTTCCAACTATTTAGGACGTTTCCCAAACTATTTTTCACCTTTTCCACAGCAGAAATCGAGCTTTCGGTAGTTATTTCTGGAGTTGTCAAGTTTGTTTGTGTTTGTTCTGCTGGAATTTCAGACATAATGTATCTCCTATGATTGCTGGGATTTGGCTAAGCTGGCAATTGCGATCGCTATTGCAAACTTTATCAAATTTTAGCAAAACTAGCCTGTACCGACAACCGATTGGAGAAGAGCCGCCGGGGAAGTATGTATATTCACCAAGTACGATCCTCTGCGTTGGCGTAGCCCCCGTAGGGGCGGGCAACGCTTACGCGATTTCTATGCCTTTTGAGGTATTGCCCAATTCGCGATCGGCTATTTTGCACCTAGGGCAATAGAATTGTTGGCGATTTTCTGTGAAAACGGCTCAAGTGAATCAGCTTTTTTTGCGAACCGCAGAGAGCGCAGAGGGCGCAGAGAAAGAGAAAAGAGAGATATATTGACTTTCACCAATTATTTATGGTGTCGATAGCAATTCTAATAACTCAGCTTCCGAAAGTAGTTCTATCCCTAAAGATTGAGCCTTTTCCAACTTAGAACCCGCATCTTCTCCCACAACCACATAATCTGTTTTAGCACTCACGGAACTTGTGACTTTACCTCCTGCTTTTTGAATCAAATCTTTAGCTTCATCTCGTTTCAAAGTGGGCAAAGTTCCGGTAAGCACAAAGCTTTTGCCTGCAAGTTGTAAATTTGTGCTGGCTAAATTGGGATTTTTCGCTTCTGACTGCAATTGCAAGCCCGCAGTTTTCAACCGTGCAATTAAACTTTGATTTGCCGGCACTCGAAACCACTGATAAACCGCTTGAGCAATTTCCGGCCCGATGCCGTAAACGCCCTCAATCGATGCCGCTGATACCCCTGCTAACTCTTCCACATTTGCAAACCTTTCTGTCAGCAATTGAGCGTTGACTGTGCCGACGTGGCGGATGCCCAAGCCGTAAAGTACGCGCGAATAAGGTTGATTTTTCGATTGGGCGATCGCACTTACCAACTTTTCTGCTAACTTCTTACCCATGCGTTCCAAACTCATCAATCTTTCCGCAGTCAATTCGTACAAATCCGCCGCAGAATCTACCAGATTGCTATCAACCATCTGCTGCACCAACTTTTCCCCAACACCGTTAATATCCAGAGCATCCCGGCTGCAAAAATGAATCAGCGAACCCCTCAAAATTGCCGGACAAGATGTATTGATGCAGCGAGTAACGGCCTCCCCCTTTTCCCGAACTACAGGCTGTTCGCATTCGGGACAGCAACTGGGCATTTGGAAAATTTGAGCATTTTGGGGGCGCAGTTCCGGCAAAACTCGCACAACTTCTGGTATAATTTCCCCAGCTTTTCTGACAATCACAGTATCGCCAATATGGAGATTTAGGTCGGAAAGTCGATCGCTGTTGTGGAGAGAAGCCCGCGAAACCGTCGTCCCCGCCAACTGCACCGGTTTGAGTTCCGCTACAGGAGTCAGAGCCCCGGTTCTCCCTACTTGCACGGTGACAGCTTCTACTATTGTAGGCACTTCAGCCGCGGGATACTTCAGGGCGATCGCCCAACGCGGAAACCTCTGAGTAAAACCCAATTGTTTTTGCAGCAAAACCGAATTAATCTTAACAACAACCCCATCCGTCATGTAAGGCAAATTCCGCCGCTCAGTATCCCAATGTTCGTAATACTCGCGAACCTCCTCCAAAGAATAGCAAATTTTGCGATAGGGATTCACCTTAAACCCCATTGTTCTCAACAATTCCAACGAATCCCACTGGGTATTCTCCTCGTTACCCCGATCTAAATGCAGAGTATAAGCAAAGAAATCCAACCTGCGCTTATCCACAATTTTAGAATCCAACTGCCGCAGCGTACCCGCCGCAGCATTGCGAGGATTAGCAAACAATTGTTCCCCCGCTTTTTCCCGTTCCCGATTAATTTCCTCAAACACAGCTAAAGACAAAAAAGCTTCTCCCCGCACTTCCACAACAGGCGGCGGATTATCTAAATTGAGCTTCAGAGGAATCGAGCGAATAGTTTTGACATTTTGAGTAATTTCCTCTCCGGTAATGCCGTCTCCCCGCGTCGCACCGCGAACTAAAACCCCATTTTCATAGGTTAATGCTAAAGCAGAACCGTCAATTTTTAACTCGCAAACATAGGAAACCCCCCCCAACCCCCCTTGCTAAGGGGGGGAGTAGTTTCCCTGTTTTTCTTATTGCTAAGCGTAGGTGCATTTCCCTCTTGTCCCCCCCCTTGATAAGGGGGGGTTAGGGGGGGTGGATTTCCCTCTTGTCCCCCCTCTTGATAAGGGGGGGTTAGGGGGGGTGCATTTCCTTCTTGATCGGGGGTTAGGGGGGGCGCTACCCTTTGCCAGCGTTCCTGCCATTTAGCAAATTCCTCAAAATTAAAAGCATTTTCCAAACTGTAGAGAGGAATATTGTGTTTGACGCTAAAAAATTGAGTAGCAGGCTGTTCTCCCACCCGCTGAGTTGGACTTTCCGCAGTAATTAATTCCGGATAATCTGATTCTAATTCTTGCAACTGGCGATAAAGTCGATCGTACACCTCATCTGGCATAATCGGCGCATCGAGAACATAATAAGCATAGCTAGCTTGCTGTAGCTGCTGCCTCAACTTTTGAATTTGCTGCTGGATTTCGGGTTGCATATTAATTTTAAAATGTATATTTTTTAACTGCAGATGTATAGGATAAACACAGCTCGTACAGTCATCGACGCACCAACTATTTGTAGGGTGCTTGTGGCGCACCTTACCTTACTTATAGCGGATTTTACCACGCTCTGGGTCACTCTGCGGTTGTAGTTTGGACATTTAAAATTAATTAACGATCCCAATCTTCAACTTCATAAAGGAAACGAGTTCCCCCCATCAGCTTGCGATTTGCTGAGGTACTTTGCACAAAAACCGCATACTTTTCTAGATTGCTCGGTTTGATGCGAACAGTTTCGCCCATTGGCAAACCCAACATTTCTCGCGCCGCTTCTCCTTCAAACAAATCCCCTGTCGAACGTTCCATCAGCACAATTTCTTTCTTACCTTGGATAGTTTCTGTTTTAGTAAATTCATAAAACCCGCGCCCGGTTTTAAAAGTCAAGCCATTTTCCAGAACAAAAGCTTTAATGGAAATCTCGCTGTCAACTTCTAGAATCTGAAATCTCCCCGGTTTTACGGCTCGCAATTCTGCTGATTCGTAAACAGTGGCGTCTTCCCGCTTCAGCATGGTATCAAACATCTTGTTTAATCCGCGACTCATGCGACCTTGGCTGACAACTTCTTGTTCGTAAGCTTGCAGTTGTTCGTTAGATGACTGTTGGTAACAAACTGCTAAAAATAAATCTGTAATGTAGGAAAATTGGTCTAGATTGAGGTGAAAACCGCCAGATTTTTCGGCTAGTTCTTTGTAAAATAAAGTAGCGTGCTGGCGGTTGAGAGCTTGGATGCCATACACGGTAATTCCCATCTGTGCTAACTTATCTACTTCCTGACGCCAGTTAAGTTTTTGAGGAGTTTGAGCGGGTGCGTGGGGGATGTCGTCGCCAATTAGTACCAAGGTTTTGGAATTAGTTGGAGTCCAAGAAAGTGACTGAGCTTCGTGCAAGACTAATTCGTAACATTCTGGAGCATCGCCGCCGCCAGTTGGCTCTACATTTTGAACAAAATTGCAAATCTTGCCGACATCGCCGGACAAATCGAGGTGTTTAGTTACGTAGGTGCTGCCAGCATCGCAATAGTCTCCGTGGGCAATAATTCCAATCCGAATGCCGGGAATTTCATCGAGCAGTCTCGTTACCGTCTCTTTGATTTTCCGACGAACTTGTGTCAAACAAGGGTACATACTGCCAGTTGTATCAAAGCTAAAAACGACTTCAATATTGTTGGTTTCCATGACCTCACTCTTCCTAATCAACAACTAATTTTTAGCTAGATCATAGCTAAAAAAAAAGGAATCCCCAACTAAAAGATCCATCTTGTTTTAATTATGATTCTTGTTTTTAGCTGCCTAATTCAGCGCGTCAATCATCACAAATTTAAGTCTTGAAAGTCGGTAAATTTCTTGTTTTCCCCGGACACGGGTTGAAGACTATCACCATCTTTTTCGCCGTTTAAGTGGCTATGGGCGGGGTATTTGGTTAATTCTTGACCCTTTGGCTTGAAAGCGAGCGGTTCAGCGTGTTCAACCTGAAAGACATTGGCGTAGAGGTTGGCAATAATTTGTTTGCCTCCCTGGGTCAATTCCAAGTAGTTCAAAGCTGCTGGAATGTAGGGAAAAACTCCATTCCAATAAAACTTGGCGTAATTTTGCCGCAAATCTCCCGGAGATTTGTAGCCCAAGATTTTATTAGTGCCGACTTCCTCAAATTCGTAGAACAGGGCACTTATTTTTCGCAGGTAATTTGGATCGCTCAACTGACCGATCAAATCGGCGGCCCTAGCGAGTCCAGAATAATTATTTCGGTCTTGATGAGTTTCGCTAGCAGGAACTGGGAAGCGCGTCAATTCAATATTGCGCTTGATTTGTTCGGCATCAATTAATGTGTGGCCGCCGAAGCGTTCGTCAATTACGAGTTTTCCTCGATCGACATGATAAGGAGTTAAACTGGCAGAAGTTGCGCCGATCGGCACAGAAACCATGCCCCCGTCAATACCCGTAGCGTAGAGTCCCACAGCTTCTTGGTCTTGGCGGCAAACACCTTTGACGTAGCCGATATCGTGACACAGCAGCGAGATCAGGTAGTGCAGCCAATCTTCCGGCGACACTCCCCCTTCGCGAATATGCTTGCCGCGGAGAATCTCTTGTCCCACCAAAGCCACGAGCATTGTGTGTTCCACATTGTGGTACAGAGCATCGCAGTTAGCGATATTTTCCAGAGCCATAGTCCCTGCCCAGGCGATAATTTCAGGGTAGTCAGGCTTGTACTTGCCGTAGGTGCGGCGGTAGCCGGCCTGCAGCTCTTGCACAAAAGCGTCAATCAGGATAGCAGTTGCATTGAACATGATAAATTCTCTCACTCAGACTTTAGTTACAAACTCGATCGAAAATATCTTGCATAGCTGAAAAAATAATCGATGGGCATTCCAGTAGGTTTGACCCCTCGGCGTTGAATTTTAAATTTCAGCTAGTCTTGTCAGGTCAGAAAATTGCTTTTTTGGCTATGCTTCCCAAGATAACCTAATTTCCGAAGCATCCGAAGCAACAGATCGATTTTTTGGCATTAAATATTGGCGAAACAATTTACATCATTTCACCGACTAATTATTAGAAGTCCTAGGTGTGAAAGTTATGAACTGTCTGTTTTCGAGCCTCTCCCCTGCTGCCCTTCGCACTCGGCGGTCGATCGCCCAAAAATACCTAGGATTGTTTGCATTCACGGCTGTTTGCACCGCCGCACCGGCAATGGGTGCCGAGCGAATTTACGTAACTTACGGGCCGCTAGAAGAATCAGTTCCGATCGAATCCCTGGCACTGTTCGCCAAAGAAGGCAAAATAGACTCGAATTTGGACGGCTTCGCTCAGTACGTCAAAAAATCTCAGCTAGCTGAGATTCGCAGCGCCTTGCAAGCAAAAGCTGAAATCAGCCACGTGACGATCGCCCAATTCCTCTACACGCCTCAAGGAGAAGTGCTGCTGAAACGCTTGGGCCGAGTAATTCAAACCAAAGCTCGGCAGCCCGGATTTTATGCCATCCGATCGGCCCTGATTTTAGCAGCCTCAGATCCAGAAGGGCTGACAATACTCAACGTGCTGCGGAAATTCCCCACTTATGGCATCAGGATTGACATCGCCCGCGGCTTGGCTATCGCCAACGAGCTGACATCGCTGATCAACCGTTCCAATCAGACGATCGCCGGAGTCGCCCAGTTGTCTGAAGCACAAGCAGCTTTGGAACCCGCCATACCGCCCGCCGAAATGCTGCAGCCCCAGCTACCGGGCCCCTATACTTGGAAAAAATCATCGGTAACTCTGACGAGTCCAAATCGCGATCGCACGTTTGATATGGACATTTACCTGCCGCAGCGGAGTCCGCAACCCGCCCCAGTAGTAGTAATTTCCCACGGTTTAGGTTCCGATCGCCTTTCCTTCGAGTATTTAGCCAAACACCTAGCCTCCTACGGCTTTGCCGTCGCCGTGCCCGAACACCCAGGCAGCAACGCCCAACAAATCCAAAACTTAGTAACAGGGAGAGCCAATGAAGTAGCAGAACCAGCAGAATTTGTCAACCGCCCCCTCGACATCAAAGACTTGCTCGATTATTTAACCAAACTTTCCATAACCGATCCGGCCTACCAAGGGCAGCTCGACTTGCAGCGAGTCGGAGTCATCGGCCAGTCCTTCGGTGGCTATACGGCTTTAGCGTTAGCCGGGGCGGGGATTAATTTTGCACAGCTAGACAAAGACTGCCAGCTCGAAAACCAAACTTGGAACCTCTCCCTGCTGTTGCAGTGCCGCGCCCGCGGGCTAGAGCGCAACCAGTACAATTTCGACGACCCGCGCATCAAAGCTGTGATTGCCGTCAACCCGATCGTCAGCAGCATTCTCGGAGAAACAAACCTCAGCAAAATCCAAATCCCAGTCATGCTAATCGGAGGCAGCGCCGATACCGTCGCCCCCGCTTTGCTCGAACAAATTCAACCGTTCACTTGGCTGACATCGCCCAACAAATATCTGGTACTGATGAACAACGGGACTCACTTCTCAACGATCGAGGAATCCCCTCAAAGCCTCTTTCTGCCACCAGCAGAGGTCATCGGACCCGAACCAGCTTTAGCCCGCCGCTACCTCAGCGGACTCAGCCTAGCTTTCATGGAAAGCTATTTGAACAACAAATCCAATTTCCGCCCGTATTTGGAGCCATCCTACGCTTTAAGCATCTCCCGAGACACTCTCGGACTGAGAATTTTGCGATCGCTAACCCCGCAGCAACTCCAGCAGTTCAGCAGTGCTCCACCTCCTCGCATCCCGGCCTCTCCACCTCCCATCGCTCCTGTTTCTCCACCTTCTCCAACTCCCATCGCTCCCGTTCGTTAGGGTTGAGGTGCGCCGCGCGTGCACGCTGTCATCTCTTTTCGCGCGGGGGCGATGGCGTCGGGTCCCGCAAGCTACCGCCCATCTCTCTCCTTACATCAGCTTTCCTAATCACAGTCATCAGTTTAACTGTCGCCACACCCCTTTACAAACCTTAACGATAGGCGTAATAATATAAACATCATCCGAACATTGACAAATTCATACGCAATCATAAAACCATGACAACGACCTTACAGCAGCGCTCTAGCGCCAACGTCTGGGAACGCTTCTGCGAGTGGGTAACATCCACCGACAACCGCATCTATGTAGGTTGGTTCGGCGTCTTGATGATTCCCACCCTGCTCAGCGCCACCATCTGCTACGTCATCGCCTTCATCGCTGCCCCACCAGTGGACATCGACGGCATCCGCGAACCAGTAGCAGGTTCCTTAATGTACGGCAACAACATCATCACAGGTGCAGTTGTCCCCTCATCCAACGCCATCGGCTTGCACTTCTACCCCATCTGGGAAGCAGCTTCCCTCGATGAGTGGCTGTACAACGGCGGCCCTTACCAATTGGTAATCTTCCACTTCCTGATCGGTGTATTTTGCTACATGGGTCGCGAATGGGAACTGTCCTACCGCTTGGGAATGCGCCCTTGGATCTGCGTAGCTTACTCTGCACCAGTAGCAGCAGCAACCGCAGTATTCTTGATCTACCCTATAGGACAAGGCAGCTTCTCTGACGGTATGCCCTTGGGTATCTCCGGTACATTCAACTTCATGATCGTGTTCCAAGCCGAGCACAACATCCTGATGCACCCCTTCCACATGTTGGGAGTTGCCGGTGTCTTCGGTGGTAGCTTGTTCTCCGCCATGCACGGTTCTTTGGTAACATCTTCCTTGGTTCGCGAAACAACCGAAACCGAATCGCAAAACTACGGTTACAAATTCGGTCAAGAAGAAGAAACCTACAACATCGTCGCAGCCCACGGCTACTTCGGTCGTTTGATTTTCCAATACGCTTCCTTCAACAACAGCCGTTCCTTGCACTTCTTGTTAGGTGCATGGCCAGTAGTCGGCATCTGGTTTACCGCTTTGGGTATCTCCACGATGGCGTTCAACTTGAACGGTTTCAACTTCAACCAATCGATTATCGACTCTCAAGGTCGCGTCATCAATACTTGGGCTGATGTCATCAACCGCGCTAACTTGGGTATGGAAGTAATGCACGAGCGCAACGCTCACAACTTCCCGCTCGACTTGGCTGCTGCTGAAACTACTCCAGTAGCTTTGGTTGCTCCTTCTATCAACGGCTAAGTTTTAGCTTTTGATTAGCAAAAAGCGCTCCTAGAAATAGGGGCGCTTTTTGTTTGGGAAAAAAGGTTTTTCCGGCGAGGATGGCAAGTATAGCTGCCGCCAAGGGACTTAGATCGAGCTTATTTGAGATGGCAATTTGCGGAGATAACAGTTCCCTCGCTTCTGGTAACTCCTGTTAGGCTGGATTGAGGTCGGCTATCTGGTGGGAGACTCACTCATGATAAATTCAAGTTTCTTTAAACATCACAATACATTCATAATTTTCTAAATCTAGAAATAGGTCAATTTGCAAAGTTCCTATTTGTTCAAATCCCTGTTTTTGGTGAAACATTAGGGAACGGGTATTAGATATTGGCTGGGTAACAATAAACAGTGAAATAAAGGAATTTGGAAAAAATTGATAAATTTCTTTATACATAAATCGAGCAACACCTCTACCCATCCAATCTAACTTTGTTGCTACTCTTTCGAGATAAAAATGCCGATCGCTTGTGACTCGTTTCTGAAAAACCTCATCTTTCCAGATAATTTTATCCAACATTTCATCAGATATTTTGGGTTTTGATATAGCCACAAATCCCAGAATTTCCCCATCGGTTTTAGCTGCCACAAAATATCTGCATGAATTATTTAAGCTTTTGACAATCTCATCTTCAGTAATTTGTGTTAGCAAAAAGCCGCGCTCGATCGACGTATTTTGACTGCGCGCATGAGAATTGTGAATATTGACGATCGCCTGTATGTCATCTCGATCGGCTTCTCTAAAAATTAGATATTCCATTGCATAGTGTGTAGGAACTCGGACAAGGGGCTTAAAGCTCCTTGCTACATGAGTAGAATTCTACCGCAGAACCCTAGCTGCCGCCACTGCAGGCCAGATAGCTAGCGTTTTCTTCAAAAGCCGCCGTCAGCGCATTATCACCGCTTAAACCCGATGCGATCGCCGTAGTCCGGCATTGGCAAAGCC of Oscillatoria nigro-viridis PCC 7112 contains these proteins:
- a CDS encoding GNAT family N-acetyltransferase yields the protein MEYLIFREADRDDIQAIVNIHNSHARSQNTSIERGFLLTQITEDEIVKSLNNSCRYFVAAKTDGEILGFVAISKPKISDEMLDKIIWKDEVFQKRVTSDRHFYLERVATKLDWMGRGVARFMYKEIYQFFPNSFISLFIVTQPISNTRSLMFHQKQGFEQIGTLQIDLFLDLENYECIVMFKET